The Delphinus delphis chromosome 11, mDelDel1.2, whole genome shotgun sequence DNA segment TgggttttgcatttttgtttttaatattcatttattcggctgcgttgggtcgtaGTTGTgtaggctcttcgttgtggcgctcAGGGCttcctctccagttgtggagcgcgggctccagagagcgtggggtcagtagttgcacgcaggctctagagtgcgtaCGGTTAGttaccccgcggcatgtgggctcttagttccctgaccagggatcaaacctgcgtcccctgcattggaaggcagattcttaaccgctggaccaccagggaagtcccctttgtgttgatttttttaaaaattctgtatagGTGGGTGGTATCAGCGGTGACTTCAGGAGCGTAAAGCGGCTGTTATAAATGTTGTTTTTAAATGGTGTCACGTCTGAGAGGGTGGAGAATCACTGGCTTATTCActcacccattttacaggtggggagacAGACTTACAAGAGGGTAGGGACCAGGTCCAATTTACGTCCTTCTTCCCAGCTTCAGCAGACAGCCTCTTGTGGGCTCAGGCAGTGTGCAGCAAGTCTCAACGCTCAGGCCCGTTTTCTTATCCTCCAGATGGGGACAGGCACCAGGAGACCTAATGTGTGTCAGACGCTCAGCAGTGTCCTCAGCAGACGGTAGGTGTGGAGAGTCAAGCGCTCAGCAGAGTCCTCAGCAGACGGTAGGTGTAGAGAAGAGCCATCAGGGCCTGAGAGGCCCAGGCTGAGTCCTTCCCCTGCCCACTGAGgagtcccagccctgctccaggatGTGTGAGGGCCAGAGACAGAATGGAAGGTGAGAGATGAAAGAGGAGAGTGGCTCTCTAGCCCCGAGGCCTCCTGTGAACTCCCCCGtcttctcctcttccccactccactccagccacactggccctcACTGTGTCCCAGGGCCTCCGCACTTGCTGGTCACTCCCGCTGGAGTACCCCTCtagccctgcctccctctccagtCTCATCCTCACTGTCCCCTCAGCCACCTGCCTTCCTTGATCTGTTTCTGGAAGTTTCTTCCACAAGCTTGTTCTAGCCACAAGGCCTTCACACTTGCTGTTCCGCCTTGAACACCTACCCCAGTGGGGCCAGCTCCTTCCCTTCACATCGCAGCACAaaggtcacctcctcagagggaGTTCCTGCTGCCCAACTCTGAGAACAGCCCTCATTCCCACACTGTCccgcctttttttgttttttaattttatttttatttttggttgcgatgggtctttgttgctgcacagggactttctctagttgcggtgagcgggggctgttcttcattgcagtgcgcgggcttctcattgtggtggcttctcttgtggagcacgggctctaggcacgtgggctcagcagttgtggcttgcagactctagagcgcaggctcagtagttgtggcacacaggcttagttgctccgaggcatgtgggatcttcccagaccaggccttgaacccgtgtcccctgcattgacaggtggattcttaaccagcgtgccaccagagaagccccacacTGTCCCATCTTTAACTTCCATCTTGGCATTTCCCATCACCAGTTACTTGTCTAGTGTCTTTCTTGTGAACACCCCAGGAGCAGGGAAGGGTGTGTCTGGAGCAGccttggccctggccctggccctggaagagtgcctgaatgaatgaagacaCTCCCTTCCTCACCTGTAGCTTCCCCAGGACAGGGCGACACCTGCCTTGCCTCAGGCCCGACCTCCACCCTGAAAGCCATTCactgccctgagcctcagtctctctgTTGGAAATAGGTGCTACTGACTTCTCTCTACTTCTCTCAGGGCTCTCCAAAGGACagagtaaaaaggaaaacactggggacacacagggttgTCCAAAGTTGGGACTGGGGACACCTTTTAACACGGCTGAGATGATGTGAATAAGGCTGGGTGTAAGGGGAGGGTTAAAAGTTGGACCCCCACTGTCCACACTCCATCTATTCCCAGGAATCTACCCTAAAAGAAGTCATAAGAAAGGAGGGTGAAGGACTGCCCTACTGGCGCAGTgcctaagaatccgcctgccagtgcaggggccacgggttcgagccctggcttgggaagagcccacatgccgtggagcaactaagcccgtgtgccacgactactgagcctgcgctctggagcccgcgagccacaactactgagtctgcgtgccacaactactgaagcctgcgtgcctagagtctgtgctccacgacaagagaagccaccgcaatgagaagcccacgaaccgcaacgaagcgtagcccccgctcgccacaactagagaaagcccgcaagcagcaacgaggacccaacgcagccaaaaataaaaataaatttaaaataaattttttaaaaaaaggagggtgAACATGGCCACTGTTATTTACAAAATCTGcaaactggaaacagcctaaCTGTCCAACAACAGGAATTTGCTACATAAGAAAATCATGATCCATGTGGGCCTACGGCGAGTTTCTGACCACAGCGGGAAAGCACATCTGACATTAGGGGAAAGCAGAGGCCACACAGTGGATGTCGTGGTGTCATCCAAGTTCTAAGTGCTGGCCTCTAGCTTCCggcattttttcccctgtgtatACTCTTCTGAACTCtcccaatatatatacatatattttttggctgcaccatattagcttgtgggatcttagttctccgaccagggctcaaacccaggccccctgcagcggaagcacggagtcctaaccactggactgccagggaagtccccaagttttctactataaacaCAAACGTCAGAAATAAATGCCAGGCCTTAcacagccccttcctctccccctccctcccccacaaggACATAGGTCACAGAGCCTCCAGGAGCTACAAAAGTGTTCAGATTAGCAAAGTTTTACTTCAACGTTATGTGTGCTCATAAATGACTCTGAAAAGCCGATATGCAAGAGGATGACACGCTGTGGTCTAAAGGCAACGTCGAGGCCACTGAGAATGTCCCTCAGACAAGAGGCTCTGCTCAAAATCTCCCCCACCTGGGGtgagggcagcaggagggggGTCTGGGACAGAGGGATAAACACATCATCTCAGCTCTCCCATCAGGACTGGCGGCCCGGGACCCCAAGCTGGTCGATCAGAGGTCAACTGCTTGGAACTCCCAAAGCTGCCTGAACGTTCTGGTGTTTCAGGGAAATGCGAAGGCTCCCGGAGGGCCCGTGTGCCGGATGGAAGGGCCCTTGGTCAGCCCCCTCCTAGTCCAGCCCCAGGGGGAGCCCAACTCCCTGCTGGCCGGGCCTGTGCCCTGGGGTCAGGGCAGCCTCTCACCCCAGCAGCCCCGTCAACAGGACGTGTTGGTGTTACCTACCACGTAGTGTCAGGTGCCGAGGCCTGGCTGTGGCCCTGAAGCAGGCAGTGGGTAGGGGCCTGGCACCTGCAGCTATGGGCTGCCcgtatatttatgtttatttccagAGTGTGGTAATGCTCTGGGGAGGGTGGGCAGCATGGTGCTGGCAGCCTCGGCCCagtagtgtgtgtgttttgtgtgtgggggggacaTCTCCAGTGAGGCCCAGACAGAAATCTGCCCTAAAGGTGGCCGACAGCAGCCACCTGTAACAGAGCCCTGCTCCCAAAGGGGCCCCTCGGGGGGCCAGCCCAGCGGGGTGACCTCCCAGGCACGGGCAGGCCAGGCTGAACCCGGCTGCAGCAGGAGACGTGGGGGAGAGTGGTGTTAACAAACGACAGCAGGAGGAGTGGGTACGGACAGGGCGACAGGGCGCGGTGAGTGTGGGGCGGAGCCACTGGCCAGGGCCCGCCCATCAGAAGGCGAAGCAGCGCTCCTTGGGGTGGCCCACGCGGTCCAGGTTGGGCAGGCAGGCGTACTGGATCATGGGCGGGGGTCCGCACATCAGCACCAGCGGCTCCTCCTCTGGGGGCGGAAGGTGGTCCCGGATCATCTCCTCGTTCACGAAGCCCTGGCTGTAGTCCCAGGCTGCGGGGTGGGAGACCAGGTGAGCCCGAGTATGGCTGTGTGACCAACTGCCAACTGCCCACCCGCCCAGCACCCTCTCCTCCGTGACGAAGTTCCTGTGCCATgaattcctcccttctttccacaAACACTGAAGAATGAAGAGGCTGAGCCAAGTAAACCCTCAGCCCGATCCCCTGCCCCCAAGCCTGGCTCACCTGTGCCACAAAGGCAAGCCCATCAACTTTCCCCCACCACGCTTCCCAGCGTGCAATGCATTTCATTTCCACTGGCCTCTCATGTGGCCCTCAGAAACGCCCTGTGGGCGGACAGGGCAGGGGTTACTGatcccgttttacagatgtggGAACTGAGGCCAAGAGGACCCAGAGTTGAGTTGTCCCAGGTCACACAAAAAGGCATGGACAGGGCTGGGACGTTAGCCCCAGGTCCCAGAGGTCCCCCAGCCAGTGCCAGGCTGGTCAGGGTGACATTTCCTGCCCCACCACCCTCCATGCTACCTACTGGCCCTGTGCCCACTGTCTGGCTCTTCCCTCTACTGCATGTCGGTCCACGAGGAGCTGTGTCTGGTCCACAGCTGTAGTCCCAGTGCCCAGACAGCCCCATACACAGTAGTTATGCAATAAATGATGAGTAACGGAATGCGTCCCAAATAAGCAATCGGTGAGCCTGAAAACAGCAAGGCCAGGACCCAGGCTGAAGCTCCAGATGCAGGACCCTCGTGGCAGCAACAGCTCCTCTAGGTCCTGCCGGCCTCCCTGTCTCGCACACGCACGTGTACATGCGCAGTGTGTCTCCAGGTTTCACCTGAGATCCAGAGCCACCTTTTATTCCTACAAGTCACTGCTGGTGCCCGCGGCGAGAACCTGGTGCCCCGAGGCTGGCAGGGCTCTCGTCCCACCCAGGCCCTCAGGACTGACCTGCCAGCAGGGGCTGCTCAGGGAGGGGAACCAGCCAGTTCCAGGAGCACGGTGGGCCCACGGGGACGGCAGGCTGGCAGGGCTCCGCCAGGAGAATGGGGCTCTGATGACTGGGGCCCGAGGAGAGGCGGAGGAGGCGACACCCAGCCCGGCTCCACTCTGGCTCCGATCTACGCCTTGGCTTCCACATCTGCGCTCAGGGCCGTAACTCCCCCATCACGGCAGACAATGCTCTCTGCATCACATCATGTACACTccatgggggggggggtcccttgCGAGGGGCCAAGCCAGTCCCAGCTGGTCTTGGGATGAGGAAGAGTCTGCTGTGCTGAGCAACGGGGTATTCTTTACCTCATGGACACTGAGCTGAGTAACTGACCCCATCTCCCTTTTCACTTTGGCTGCTGGGAAGCTCAGAGTGATATACATGGCCACCCACAGCAAGTGTGCATCACAGCCCATGCTTCTGTACAAACCTCATTCCCAATTCCATTCTATGGCCCTgcccttgtttttctttcactccCACTTTCCATTTATACCACTCCGACTCACTCTATGAGTCTTTGTAAGGTGCCTAAAATCCCTCTGGAACAAGGCGGGACATAGGTAGGTAGGTAACATTTTATTAACAGATctaaaattactttgaaaaaacCTGCATGGGACTAAACCATATTTGCTAGTGTAATGAATGCACAGGTATGTAAGACACATCTCAATTTCACAAGGACGTTTTTAGATAGTGTATTTTTCTCTACTTGTATACTGAAGGTGACTCTGTAGGGGAAACAGGGTCAGCTGGCCCCTCTCCCCTGTTCTTTTGCTTAGCTCCACACTGCCTGCTGGCCTGGTGCCATTTTCCTCCTCAGCGTCTACCCTTTTCAGCTTATACCTAATGTTACGGCAATACCCGAACTACTCTCGAACTGTGGTCAGGGTAATAATAAACGTAAGTGTAGAATACCGGGAGACTACCCAACTGCATTTCTCCTTGGCCAGTAACTGGTTACTCTTAAAACTGTCCCCAGGAGGCACGTCGGTTTGGCGTTGCCAGGTGTCACCACCAGAGGGCAGTGTCCACTCCTCCTGTGGCCAGGCCGTGTGCAGGCAACAGGAGTAGAGACCCCTGCAAGGACACTCCCATCGTGGCCAATGAGCCTACCTGACCACACTCTAGAACCTGCAACCAGAAGGGAGCTAAACCAGCtttcatttcccccttttgaaTGAGACGTGGGTACAAGATAAATATTCCTTTCTTGGGCTTCCCgggtgatgcaggggacacgggttcgtgccccggtccgggaggatcccacatgccgcggagcggctgggcccgtaagccatggctgctgagctggatgggagaggccacagcagtgaggggcccgcgtatcgcaaaaaaaaaaaaaaaaaaaaaaaaaaaaatcctttctttacTGGAAGCTCGGACTCCCAGAACCAGTGCCTCCTGTGCCACCTCCAGTCTCTATGACTCCACTTTGTCTTTTCTGGGTCTCACTAATCACCTGCTACTGTACTTTATAATTTACTAATAAACCTGTTTCCTGTTCATCCTCCCCAGCTAGAACATCAGCTCGGGCCAGGCTGGTTTCGGGAACACACAGAGTGAAGTGTCCGACCAGGAGGAGACCCACTGAGACACGGGTGGGCCCAGGACGGCTGGTCCAGCCAGAAGCCCTGGAACAAGACTGTCAGGTCCATGGATCCACCAGGGGCCCAGGATCCGATTTGGTCAACCCAGGAGGGTGGCTCCTCTCTCAGGGATGGACCCTGTTGAGATGGGTACCCCCAGAGCCCGCCTGCTCATTTCTGGGGGAAGCAGAGGGTGGCCTGTTCCCCACACTGTGGTGGTTGAGTCCCAGGGGACCGGGTGGCTGTGTGAGGAGGAGGAGGCAAAGCAAGGGCAGTGTGGCAGCAAGCTGGTGCCCACGTGGGTGCTTTGAAAACGTCCAgtttccaatatttaaaaatttcccatgaAAATGCAGGCCCCCAGCTTCCCCTGAAAAATGGAAAGGCTGGCCTCCAGGGCGGTACTCCTGCACAGCAGGGCTGCCCGCAGCTGGGAGGGGGCTGCCCCTCTGCACAGGCAGATGCTCTCCAATTCgtcacagtccccaccactccctataGTCTCCTAACCCTGAAGCCAAACATCACTGGTGTTATCTACCAAGAAGCCTCAGCTGCTGCTTTTCTTACAACAGAGAAGAAGTTAAGATATTTTTTGGAACCACATCTGCCTAAGGCATGAGAATGGAGTACAGTTTAGTTCCCAGAGGGCAACCTTGTTTCAGGTTTTAGGGGCAGCCCTCATTCACCGCCTATGTGACCTTGGCAAACAGCTTAAACACCTGGATAAGTAGAATGAAGGTAACTGTACATCAGCCCAGCCCACACTCCAGGGCTGATGATTAGAGAGGAAATGGGTGTAAAGTGCCTTACAGGGTATACACTGCAACGTGGAAACACTCACCCTCACCCCAGCACTGGCCCTGGAGACCTGCCCCACAGTGAGCCCCGGCCCAAGGGGAGAACGCTGGCCTTGTTTGTCCAGCTGagagcagggcaggcaggggaAGGTCTGGGGCTCTGGAGGAGGCGGGTGTGAATTCAAGCCCTAGCTCTGGGGTTTTCCCACTGTGTTCCCTCTCTAATCCCTCCTTCCTCATCACCTTCCTCTCACAGGGCCACAGTGAGCACCAAAGGAGACCATGCAAGCAGAAGCCTCCACAACGGCAGAGGGCTCCGCCAGGTGAGCATGGGCCGGCACCTCCACCCAGCCCACCCGCCTGGACGCTCTCACCTTCAGGGGCTTTGTCCACTGTGTACCAGAGCTTGAAGCGCGCAGAATGTTCGTTCCTCAGTTCCTCCAGCTCCGGCCGCAGCAGGATGTCCTTCTCAGTCTGCAGGGGGACAGGACCCAGCGGTCAGGAGGGACAGCGACAGGGACTGCTTTTGGAGACCCTCGTCATCCCGCCCACCCATGGGCCGCACACTTGGCAAAGCTTCCAGGGAAAGTCCAAGTCTTTCTATGTTCTGGCGTCTCAGCTTGTACGTCCACAGTCTAGGAAATACAGATACTACTTCCCCAGATCACACCTGGCCCTCCGCAGCCTTGCCCACGCCAATCCCTCTGCTTGGCCTGCAGCTCCCCACTTTCCGTCCCCACTGATTTCGTTTAGCCAGCCCCACGTGGCCCTGTAGAGTTCAGcttgtcacctcctccaggaagccttctcagaCCCCCAGGGAGCATCAGCAATCTGCTCCTGAAACAGCCCCTCTTTCCATTCCTAACCACAGACTTTGCCCTGTATGTCTGCAGGTCACTCACAGACGGACAGGGCTCCTCAGGCCAGTGGGTGGCGTGACTGATCTCATAAGACTGTTGTGAAACTGGGGGCCAAAGAGCCCTGTCGATCAGAAAAGGTCACAAACCTCTCCTGAGCCCCAGGCTGGGTGAGGGAGACTACGGGAGAGGCGTGGAGATTGTTCTGAGcgacctcttttcctttttttttttttttaacatctttattggagtattaattgctttataatggtgtgttagtttctgctttataacaaaatgaatcagctgtacatatacatatgttcccatatcccctccctcttgcgtctctgaGCATCCTCTTTATGAACAATGCCTCTCTGACCGCCCTCACTGCCCTGTTCCTGAGGATAAACTCGAGGGAGCGGAGTTCAGGGTAGAAAATTCCACATGGTTAGGGCGTTCAACACAGCAGCTGCTTTACAATCCCCGGGTAGGTTACACCAAGGCGCACACCAGCAGCGTGCCCAGGAGTGTCCACCTCCCTACGCCTCTACCAGCACTGGGTAATGATCCTTTAAGCTTTGGCAATCAGGTTAATGGAAAGTAAagcttatgttttattttttattattaataagtaaGTTTGTCACTGGTCTAGTAATATCTTATTAGTTTGTAAAAACTTTTTATATGAAGGATATTAATTTTCATTGGTGATGCATTATGTCTCATCCCCAGTTACTTATCTTTCTACCTTATTTATAGTTTGTGTTTTTCCCCAGGGGagcttttcatttttaagcaGATGGTTCCATCAATCTTCTCCTTGACGGGCTCTCCCTGGTGTCTTGCTTAGACTGACCATCcttgttcactcattcatcaatACTTCCTGTAAAAATGCTCaccttctactttttttttttttctaagaaaagggCATATGTTGAActcatactttatttattttttaattaattaatttatttatggctgtgttgggtcttcgtttctgtgcgagggctttctccagttgtggcaagcgggggccactcttcatcgcggtgtgcgggcctctcattatcgcggcctctctcgttgaggagcacaagctccagacgcgcaggctcagtagttgtggctcacgggcctagttgctccgcggcatgtgggatcctcccagaccagggctcgaacccgtgtcccctgcattggcaggcagattctcaaccactgtgccaccagggaagccctcaccttctACTTTTAAAGCTTCAATTTTTTACATGTGTATCTTTAACCTAAACTTCATTTTGGTACAAGGTAAGGTAGGGATCTACTTCGTTTTTTCCAAGTGCATAGCAACTAACTCAacactccttttcctttctcttttcacgTTTGGTATGTCACCTGCATCAGATACAAAGTCTCTCCTACACTTGGGTCTGTTTCTAGGCCAGGGCTGTTCAACGGAGTTTTCTACAATGATGGGAACGTTCTACAATAGATCTGTGTTATCCAACAGGGTaaccactggccacatgtggctatgaAACCaatgaaatgtggctagtgagaCTGGGAGAGCGCGTTTTTAACTTTGTTCAATCGTGTAACTAGCCACATGTCCCAGCACAGTCTAGATTTCCTGTTGTGCCATCCAGACGTGCAGTTAAGTCCAGTAAGCCCAGGTCTCACGTGTGGCTCCAGAACCATGCCATTTTTATCACCGACACTTTCCAGTATGTTCTAATATCCAGTGCGCTAAGTTCTGCCTTGtcactcttctttttcaaaactttcttGGCTGTGCATGTGTACTTTGTCTTCCAGGCCATACTGCATCATTCTGTCATGttaaaggggagaaaatatcCCCACTGGGACTTCGAGTATTACTTGATGAAGAACTGACACCTTCGGAATATCTGTCTCCCTGTCCAAGAACCAGGTCGCCCCGCCGTTTATTAACGCTCCCTAATGCCCTTCTGAAAAGTCGTGCTTCCCTTAGGCTGGGGGCAGAGCCCCGGCCTCCCCTGGACTCAGGATGCCATCCTCAACCTGCCTCCCCACCAGCCTCCACTCCCATCACTAGGTCACTCCAGGAAGAATGCACACGTCTGCAACGTTAAACGCTCCTATCCAAGGCCATCTCAACCCTCACAACCGTCCCGAGAGGTGGGTCCCCCGTTATCCTACATTACGGATGGGCAAATGGAGGTGCTGCGGCCCCCGTCCAAGCCAAGCACGGAGGTCACTGAggacgggggagggaggggcaacgACTCAACTGGAGCAAAACAGCAGTTCCCACAGTGTGGCCTGCAGACCCCTGGGGTCCCCGAGACCCTTCAGAGGGACCTTGAGGTCAGAACGATTTTCATATGATACTTAGTTGCATTCTTCACTCTCCTCCCTCACGGCTTCCAGAGGCTACAGGACTCGTGACACTGCACTGACTAAAGTGCAGAGAGAGATACAGAATCCACCGCCCCTGCTAACGGGCACAAAGATGCCCGTCCAGGCGACAGAGGGCTGACGGCCTCCACAGAGACTGCCCCAGTACTACCAAGCTGAACGCTGCCCACCCTCTCAACCCCACCAGCCAGCTTGGAATTTCTGGCTGCCTCCACCCACCCCTAGTCAAGGCCACCTCAGTTGGCCTCAGAGCAGTTTTCTGCAGCTGTGTGGGACCTCAGCCCGGGGACCTCAGCCCGGCCCCCCCGCCTCCAGGCTCAATGTCCTCACAGATGACATGGAGTGGAGCCTGGGCCAGATGGACCCAGAGGCAAACTGACCTGAACCACATCTGAGAGGCGCAGGGGGCCTGGGCACGGCCCCCACACAGGCAGGGGGTGCCTCGTCTTAGCTTCCCCCAAAAGGGGCATCACTGTAAGATCCACGTATTCAGTCATGAAACACTGAACCTAGAAAGACCCTTGTGATGACCTTGCTTCATCATCTCATTCCACAGCGAGGGAGCAAAGCCCAGAAAGGgagagtgacttgtccaaggccacacagcaggccGGGGCGGGCAGGCAGCgggtgtggggaggaggacaTGCATTCAGGAGCCGGGGAGCCCAGGTCCAAACCCTGTCCCAACTCCCCCAGCTCAGGGACCTCGCGCGGGTGGGACCTTGGCACGTCATCTGTGAAAACGGCCCTTCGGGCTCCTCCCACTTCACTGGTGAGTTCCAAACTCTGTGTGCGGTGAAGGGAACCCTGAGGTGCCAAGGAAGCAGCCAGAGGAGCTGTGGGTGCTCCAGGGGCCTCACCCCTCCACCAAACAGCCCCACTCGGGTGAGACGCTCTGAGCTCCGCACTGAAAAGCCTGACCCCACCAGCCCCTGTGAGGGCTGCTGTGCACAGAACGTTCAGAGCACCCCTCACATTTCAGCCTCCCTGAGCACCTCCGCAAAGCTGTGCAGACCCCTGAGCAGTGCCTGCTGGGCCTCGCCCCCTCTCAGCAGGAGTCGGGTTTGCAGACCTCAGGTCCACCCACTGACCTGGTTGGCAAAGAGCAGATGGCACACGGTCTGATCATCCGGGTCCTTCATGATCGCACGGATCACCTGCAGCATTGGGGTGATTCCTGcaacacagccaccccccacacACCGCGTGAGCGCCTGCTGCAtacgcgcaggcccagtgccAGGCAGATGCCCAGAGCTGCCAGGACAACTGGGACCTTGGGAAGCTCCCAGTCACTTGTAATCTGTGCCGCATCCCACACCCTGGCCCCGAACCACGACATCCGCCCGCTAGGGACTCAGTGAGGGGCTCCGGGTCCACATACCCGTTCCTCCTGCAATCATGCCCACAGACTTCACCGTTGTGATGACAGGGCTGGATTTCTTGTCCGGACGGATGGCAAACGTtcctggggagaggagaaggggtgaGGCCCAGTTCTCAGACATGCTGTGCCTGGGGGTCGGAAGGGCTGGAGAAGCTGCCCCCGCCTCAGGGGTTGGGGCGCGGCGGCCACCACAGCCCCCAGCCAGTCAGGGTGAGGGGGATGGGAAGGCGGCACCGGGACCAGCTCAGATGCAAAGAGGAGCTCGAGGACGAGTTCCTCACTGCGCAtggctggggagcagggaggctggAGAATCAGGGGTGGCCCAGCTCAGCCCTACCCCTTGTTCGTTCTCAGCCAAGCAAAGCTGGTCTGTGGGCCGCATCTGGCCCCCAGAGGCAGCTGGTCTGCAACCCCTGTGCCGGCCACCTTGATTCCTAACAGCCAGGGAAACGGAGGCCCCTGCGGAGAGGAGATGGCTTGCCCTGCGAGAGTCACCCATCCAGACAGCAGCAGAGTCGGGACCTGCACCCAGCATCCACCGCCCCCACTGGGTCCTCGGGGAGTCCAACCCGGATCACCTTTGCCCTGGTAGACCAGCAGCCCATTTGGGCCTCGGAACTCAATGGTGTCTCCAATCTTCATGCTTTCCAGGTACTGGGACATCTTCCCTCCAGCGGGAAACTTGGGGTGGGTGTCTTTGAAGTAAACCTGCAAGACACCCA contains these protein-coding regions:
- the CYB5R3 gene encoding NADH-cytochrome b5 reductase 3; translation: MGAQLSTLGHVVLSPVWFLYSLFMKLFQRSTPAITLENPDIKYPLRLIDKEVISHDTRRFRFALPSPQHILGLPVGQHIYLSARIDGNLVIRPYTPVSSDDDKGFVDLVIKVYFKDTHPKFPAGGKMSQYLESMKIGDTIEFRGPNGLLVYQGKGTFAIRPDKKSSPVITTVKSVGMIAGGTGITPMLQVIRAIMKDPDDQTVCHLLFANQTEKDILLRPELEELRNEHSARFKLWYTVDKAPEAWDYSQGFVNEEMIRDHLPPPEEEPLVLMCGPPPMIQYACLPNLDRVGHPKERCFAF